The window gactaccttcggttACCTACAATTAACATGCCCGACCTCCTACtacctactacaactaaacctacgagtaaaaaagtatcgattttttccatggcgacctttttttattcgtgggcattttttaacatattgaaaaaaaacgccgtgacctagctgaggtctcaagtatgcggagaccactctcgagcatgaaggagagttacgaattacctcctacgacctcatgtcgaccatgctgcgagtatgagtcgagggcaaactcgccagaactcgcggattaggtcgcccaagtgggacaggccctttaattgccCACAATGAAACGGCATccgttacaaaatgctggagtaactcagtgggtcagttaacctttggtataaaccaacatctgaagttccttcctacatacctgTGACAAGCTGGATGGTTAAAAATTGGAAACGGAAAAGGTTGGGGAGCAGGCGAAGGGAAGTGGTAACTTTTAGGTGCAAAGTGTAAGACAACTCTTGAGCAGTTGTGCGACTGACTGTCTGATCCGAGTGTCCCCACTTCGTCGATTCTGCAGGTATCTTCAGAATGAAGAGTGTTGgcttcctccccctcccaacaCACTACTAAAGCCAAATGTCATTGAATAAAGCAAGCCACAATTATTCTGAAGACATTCTGCAGAAGCTGCAGACAAATTATGTATTACCATTTCAGCAAGCATGGGACAGAGTTAAATATGAATGGGCTAAGTGTAAGAGCACTATCAATTTGTCAGCAAAAGCTTCAGAACGAAACAAATCCAGAAATAGTGGCCGAGATTGTTGAATTAAATGCATCGCAAGAGCTAATAGAGTCATACAAAGTTACATGCCCTCAAGATTTAAATACAATTTGGCAAAAACTTTTCTTTTCAAAATCATAGATTTATTTATAACTCTTCTGCACTTTGAATGCTAAGTGTACATATAATAGAATAAAATGGGACATCAATATTTTCTGCAATCTATTTTGATaggatttttttaaaagaggGAAATAGAAATGTCTTTATCTTATGCATAATGTCAGCTGCTGCATCTCCTGGTCACCATGGAAACAGAGGTTTCTTGTCATTACGAGACAGCTCACATAGACAATTCAGCAAGACCAGGGTGTCCCGTAGGAACTTGGCAGGAACCATGTCGATGACCAATTTGCGCAGGATTATAGGATTGTATGTGATGTTGGTGTAGGCATTTGGACGCTGCTTGAGAATTCCATAGGAGTTGACCAGGAATTCACTGAAGCCAGTATGGATATCGGTTTTATAATTGAGTTTTTCCAATTTTGATAGTAAAGCTGCATAACACTGTGACATTTCTTTCCATTTCTGCTTATCCACTGTTCCATCGATGGCATTAACCGAATTCTGTGGGAAATACCAAAACACATGGAAATAATGAGTCAGAAATGTGTTATCCTATAACTAATTTGAAAATTAGATTATCTTCAGTGAATTTCTCAAACACCAGAGCACAACAGCTGACAAGAATTAAAAACTTCTGACATATTTTATTACCATGTACAAACTGCCATGTACAAACTGATTTCCAATTTTTTTAACCGGATCTAATTTTTTCTGCAGGATATTACACGgcaagatagaacatagaacagtacagcacaggaacaggcccttcggcccttaaactttgtgccaaacatgatctcaactgcctgtacatgatccatacccctctataTCAGCCATGAGCCTCTTAAACTGCACCatcgtttctgcctccaccagcaccctTGGTAATGCATCCCAggccccttcccccccttcacacatctccattaaactttcccctctcacctcgtagctgtgccctctagtgttggacattaccAATATCTACTCTCACTATGCCTCTTTAATATGCAATATTATGCTTCCATATAATATGCAATTTAATATGCTTccatcaagtctctcctcaaccactgacattccagagaaaacaaaccaaatatatccaacctctccctatagttcaaacCCTCtcaatcaggcagcatcctggtaaaccgcctctgcactctctccaaagcctccacatctttcctttaatggggtgaccagaactgcatgcaatactccaaatgtggccctaACCAAAGCtctatagagctgcatcttgacttcttgactcttacaGTCAATGCTCctaacaatgaaggcaagcataccgtatgccttctttaccaccctatctatttgtgctgccacctttagtgagctgTTAAATTGGACTCCAAGTTCAATCTGCATATTAATGCTATTAAGGCacatgccattaactgtatactctctccttacattcaacttcTTAAGTGCAATACCTCgcacttgctcgggttaaactccatctgccatttctctgcccatttctccaAGCTTACTCATCAAGTACCTGTTTGATTTTTGATGGAATGTTGGATACTGTGTATCCGTACAACCTGGTTAGTCCTGGGAACACGTGTGCGAGGATCCTCCGGTCCAGTTGGAACGCTATCTCTCCAATCACTCGACTGTTCTTTGCCAGGTTTGAGAAGGAGTCCATCTCTGCAAGAATTGCAAGTTAAAAATATGGTTTCAATAGCAGGAAGGACAGTGGTGGGTTTTGGAGGACACAACCATATTGGTGACCTAGATAaaaacatggctgtgaagctcaaaTATAAAAGCATAAAAAACATAAGCGGGAATGAGCCATTCAAACCCTCCTGACCGCTCTGCCATTCGGTAATGTCCTAGTCTAACCTCAGCACCATTTTCCTTCACACGCCACGGTTCCCTTAATTTAAATAAATCTATCGAGCTCTGTCTTGAACACATTCAGCAACCAAGTCTCCACAACCCCTTtagggtagagaattccataTGTTTACCCCCTTTTGAGAATGGGTAGCCCCTTTATTTTGCACCTGCGATGCTTGGTTGTAGACATCGTCAGAATGGGGAATCCACAAACTCTTATAGACACTCTCAAGTTACATAAGAATATTCTGTATTTCAATGAGATtatctttcattcttctaaattaaGTGTGGATATGCCTTATCTGTTTAATCTCTCCTCGTATGACATACATTCCATCCCATCCGCCAATCTGATGAGCCAGCATTGCCTTCGTTAATAGCAGGTAATGTGTAATGTGTTTTGGTGGGAAACATGAGGCACAGCAGTATGAATTTAAgtttaaattatgagagggaccTGGTGTATGTAAGAAATTCCCATGGTTAACTACTGTATGTTGGAAAGACTGAAACAAGGCTCAGTCcgtctggacctacctgatctcccggttgttaaacactttaattctccttcccattcccacactgacctttctgtcctaggcctcctccattgacagagtgaggctaaccacaaattggaggaacagcttctcatatttcacttgggcagcttacaacccagtgatatgaatattgattgttTTAActgcaagtaaccccggcatttacttgctctccatccctccctcacccaggtCACACCaggttctcgttttcacccaacaaacagcaaacaatggcctgttcactttatcatcgttactttttttgcatatctttcattcaatgtcctatatctctctacatcatcgtctaaatctctcgtttccgtttcccgtgactttcagtctgaagaagggtctcgacccgaaacgtcacccattccttctctccggagatgctgcctgtcccagctttttgtatctatcttcggtttaaatcagcatctgcagttccttcctacacaaaagcaTTCCTGTTCCTGGctttatagaaacatggaaactgcggcaaaacctggcgactcatGCATGCGGTCTCAATAGACAATTTCTGTACACTTAGCTAATCGGGGATCGCActtgggtatggcaatactttactgaattgtatgcagaaaaaagaatttcactgtgcgtttgtaAATGTGAGAATAAAGCATCACTGACCACTGATTAACATGAATCCCCACAGCAATCCTGCCCTCAACCTGTCGGAGATTATCCCCACACCTTCTAGAATCATAGTTATAGAGCCATACACTACAGAGACAGGCCCCTTGGCCACTATCAAAATGCCATCATCAGGGGCATTGAATGTATGAGTCAGGaactcatgatgcagctctacagAACTTtgataggccgcatttggagtgttgcgtgcagttttggttgccctattacaggaaagatatggaggctttggagagcttACAGAAAAGATGCTGCCTAGCTTAGAGAGTTTcagttatagggagagtttgggtagacttggattgtcttctctggaacatcagaggttgacggGAGACTCGATTATGACAGGCATAGCTAAATTATGACAGGCTTAGCTAGTGTAGAGAGTAagaaactttttcccagggtagaaatgtctaacactggagggcatagctataaggtgagagggggaaagtttattgcagatgtgcagggcaagtattttttacacagagagcagtaGGGCCTGGATCGCACTGCCAGGGAAGTGGaaccagatacgatagtggtgtttaaaagccttttggataggcacatggaagtgcagggaatagagggatatagatcttATACAGGGAGATGAGGTCAGTTTAATTTGTGATGATGTGCAGCACAATCATTCCTGTGCCATGCtgttgtagtggcctggtcgaggtcaggaaaaggccggacaccaggcggattctaaagaagctttttaatggtagcagtacgagaacacacacacgacacccttatctccgcccctggggagtcgtcaggaaaccccgtatctccgcccctggggagtcgtcaggaaaccccgtggcagaccaacgcccctgtccctcaatcggcgagggggatgatccaaggagtggcctaccccccagggaccgccacaggaccccccccaagtacccgaggtacgaaacggacaggagggcgtacacggcggccagcccgggtgcacacaacgctcggccctggaacaggcgcctggtcaacaagtgcgggggacgaagtagccagaggaggaggtaccctagacaggggccgccctcgctttcggggcagcgctaccagcgccggccgatcgatatcgatatgtgctggcttcaaccgcgcaactgaaacagtctcacgccgacccccaatgtccaggacgaaagtcgacgagccatgttccaagacccggaagggaccttcgtacggccgctgtagaggtgtccgatgtgcatccctgcgcagaaaaacaaactggcagttctccagagcagagggaacgtgcggacggaaggacccatgacgagacgtgggcaccggcgccagcttgcccaccgtctgccgaagacgttgcagagcgtccgaaggctgctccacctggccacgtgccggcgggatgaactccccgggcaccgttaacggagacccatacaccaactcggcggaggaggaggccaagtcctccttgggtgcggtgcgtatccccagcaaaacccacggtagagcgtctacccagtctgggtcagtgagccgtgccctcagggcacccttaagctgccggtgaaaccgctccactaggccgttcgactgcgggtggtacgccgtcgtgtggtgcagacgaacacccaggaggcgtgccatggccgaccacagctctgacgtgaactgaggcccccggtcggacgttatgtccagtggaacaccgaaccgggcgatccagtgcgccagcaatgctcgagcacaggtggttgttgtggaattctgtagcggaatggcttcaggccaccgcgtgaaacggtccacaacggtgaataggtacgtcatgccctgggacgacggcagcggccccacgatgtccacatgAATGTGGTCGAAACGTTTATGAGGAATGGGGAACTCCTGCAATGGCGCGTGCACATATCGTTGCACCTTGGcagtctggcacgggatgcaagtgcgcgcccaatgtccaacctccttccgcagcccgtgccacatgaagcgggaggctaccagggctactgtcgccctgatggagggatgtgcaagtccatggagcacgtcaaacaccctgcgccgccaggcgatgggaacgatgggtcgcggaactccagaggagacatcgcacagcagcgtggtacccccggggccacagacaacgtcctccaactgcaggcccgaaACCGCCGTACGGTAGGCGACCATCTCCTCGTCGGCAAGCTgagcggctgccagggcggaatagttgatcccctcaccgacctggagaaccgtgtggactgcaggtcttgataaggcatcggccaccctgttaaatttgccctcaatgaaccggatggaggtagtgtactcggacacatacgccaactgcctctgctgccgggcagaccacgggtctgataccttggcgaacgcgaaggtcagtggcttgtggtccgtgaatgcagtgaatggtctcccctccagaaaataccggaaatgacgtacggcgagatacagggcaaggagctcacggtcgaaggcgctgtaacgacgctgaggaccactgagatgcctgctgaagaaggcaagtggccgccaggaaccctcaacgagctgctctaacactgccccaaccgcaacctcagaagcatccaccgtcaaggcggtcgtggcgtcctctcgtgggtggacgagcattgtggcatcagccagtgcctccttagccctctcaaatgccgctgttgcttccacggaccaatcaacctccctgcgatgaccagcaatcaggtggaaaagcggacgcatgactgcagccgctgacggcaggaagcggtgatagaaagtgaccatccccacgaattcctgcaggcccctaactgtggtcggacgggggaacctgcggatagcgtccaccctggtcggcagaggcaccaccccttgtgcagtcacgcggtggccgaggaagtcgatagccgtcaccccgaaacggcacttggacgcgttgatagccaaaccgaaattgctgaggcgctgacacagttgacggaggtgggtgcagtgctcctgccgcgagcgactggccacgagtatgtcgtccaggtacacaaagacaaagtccaattcgcggcacacgcagtccataagccgctgaaaggcctgcgcggcattcttcaacccaaacggcatccgcacaaactcgaacagaccaaatggtgtgataattgccgtcttcgggatatcgtcggggcggaccggaatctgattgtacccccgcacgaggtccaccttggaaaatatggatgctccagcaagatgggcattgaagtcctgaatgtgcgggaccggATACCTGTCGGGGACGGTCGCATCGTTCAGGCGACGGTAATCCCCACACGGGCGCCAGCCCCCGTTcttcttagggaccatgtggagcggtgaggcccatgggctaccggagggacgcacgatgcccatcgcctccatctggcggaactcctcccgagctagACGGAGCTTGTCTGGGGCGAGACGACGTGCTCGGGCGTGCACAGGCGGGCCAGTAGTGGGGATATGGTGCTCCACCCCGTGCTTCGGGGTGGAGGAGCGGAAGTGGGGTACGAGAATGCCGGGAAAATCTGCCAGGATGCGCGCGAAAGTCGCATCCACGGATGACAGGGGGCCATCAGGGCGTACTACCGGATCGCCAGTACGGAGgaagaccggctccagcgtgacagagtgcatcaggcgccgccgcttgacatccacgagcagtgaatgggcttgaaggaagtcggcgcccagcagcggctgggaaacgtctgcaatgacgaacctccacgaaaacgagttgcggccaaagttgagcgggatggtgcgaaacccgtaggtgcgaatagcactcccgttcgccgcggtgaggagggggccttgtttgcccgcacggatgtcggcaatggagggaggcagaacacTCACTTCCGCACCAGTGTCGACGAGGAAACGTCCCCCACTGCGGCGGTCCCAAGCGAAAACGCGATGAATCGTGCCGGCCGCCGAAGGAATCTCTGACGACCGGCCCTTCAGTTTCCCGAGAACGAACAGGGTGGTCGACAAAGCCTGGCTGCAGCTCCCCAGCGGCGATGGTAATAACACCAACCAACTTTGCTGGCGTCTGGTTGAACTGCAGGCGAATTAGGCTGGTTTGAACGCCAGCGACCTCTGCTGGCATTGGTTCGAACTGCAGGCTGGCCGTGCTGGAAGGACGTGCCTGCTGTGGAATGCGCAATGGCCGCCGGATTTAGCCGCGGGGGCCGACTGGGAGCAGCGGTGACGCGGTGGATAGCGGTCCCGACCTGCTCTGAGTCTCCAAACGCCTCGGGAAGGACGTCCACTACTTCCAGGTTGAAGGCTGCGTGTTCAaatcacgtcggggtcaccaatgtagtggcctggtcgaggtcaggaaaaggccggacaccaggcggattctaaagaagctttttaatggtagcagtacgagaacacacacacgacacccttatctccgcccctggggagtcgtcaggaaaccccgtatctccgcccctggggagtcgtcaggaaaccccgtggcagaccaacgcccctgtccctcaatcggcgagggggatgatccaaggagtggcctaccccccagggaccgccacactgttctatgttctattgacACCATGTCCTTCTTGATTTTAAACTGGCCCTACACCTCCATGTCATTCTCCTTGTGAATACAGATTCAAAGTATTATATTCTCTGACTCGAAGAACAAATTCCCTTCTTTAACCTTCAGCAGTCCTACATTCTACTTGGttcccctcttgtttttgatgtaATAACCAATGCAATACACTAGATTGGAAGAAGTACAAGTGAAATGTTGCTTCGCCTAGTTTAAAGCTCTCACCTTGCACTTGTAAACCAGCCTGCCATGATATTGGCCTTCTCCACTTCAGGTGCAACACATGCCTCTTGTACAAGAGATACCAATAATCCAGATATCTGAAACCCAGTTCCCTGTACCAACCTCACACATGCAATAATCCGTCCTATCTTcctattcctaccctcactagcacctGGCACCgggtataatttagtttagtttagagttacagttcggaaacaggccctcacccATCTACATTCTGCCTGTATCTTAAGTGTGACTACTGCATGTTAAGGCCTCAATGACACTCTTATACCCCTAGATGAGCCTCAGCTCACCCAGCCACAGCTCAGGTTGCCTCATTTGGTCAGTTAGAAGCTGCAGCTGGATGCACTTCCCACAGGTGTAGTCCTCAGGGATACAGGAGGTCTCCTTGACTTGCCACATCCTGTAGGATGAGCATACCACTGCCTTAGCTACCATCCTCACTGTGCCAACACTAGAGGTACTTGCAAAAAGAAAAATGTCACATGTTACGTTTTACCTCCCCTCAGTCTCTTCGACGAAGCCCCTTCAGGCATAAATCACTGCATTTACCCTCAAAAACACAGCACTTCACCTATGCCACAAGCTAGCCATATAAAAGAAAGAAAGCCTTACCATTCACATAAAACACCCGTGTTTTGTTTCCTTCCTCAAGGAACAGCTTTTTAGATTCATCAGATGTGGCTGATTCTGAAAACCAGATCTTCTTGTTGGTGGGCCGGGCCTCAGAGTCGGAAAGTTGGCTGTTCATGATTTCATCACATGAGCTGTTCGTGACATCAGGATTACTGGCTTCAAACAATTCAGTGCTGCGGCAGTAAGTGGGGACCTGAGCTGGCTGCAGTCCACTGAGAGCACTGTTGCAGCTCAGTGCGTGGGAATCATCAGACAGCGAAAGGGTAAGAAGGTTCTCCAAGGTTGGACTTGGCTGCCGATTGTCCTGGAAGTCATTGGGGCTGATCCGTTCTGTGGAACAGCACAACGAGGCACctacacattaaaataaaacagaatgtGTATGGACAAATGTGTTCTGCATGATCCCTACAAAAAATGGACTCTCTCTGGTGCCATCTTTAAAGGGTAATTTATCTATAATTTATATTTTGTGCATTGTCTGAGTATATGTGCTTTAACGCTGCTGCATGCAAGATATTCATTGTAccccaagttcaagttacatttattgtcacgtgtaccaattggtacagtgagatttgagttaccacatagccatacgaataaaaagaacacaatacacaatagagtcaCTTACATTCCGTCAACACCTGACGAGGTCATGACATGTAGCAGCCTCATCCgacgcctggcaggaacaagttggggagccagtccatcaactcttcgcacctctgccttagctcttgtgtatgctCCAGCAGAGTACTgcgcacccgtatggagtagTAGTAGACATACTAGTCTGATAGATacgagcctgaacagcaccttgtgaaccatcactgggtgccttcaacctactccagtcgagcagcttcctatacttgcaggcattccgcctgcagggatccgaaggcaaaCAGCAACTCTGGCATtatctcgtcgtgccatggaccaagatcacctcctccatcaggctatcagcagagagcagaggcctccCCGACTGAAGTACCATCACCCGTTTGCTCCTCATTGAAAACaattcctagcatccatccagccaaccgaGACAAAAGCACATTGGATAGCTACCGAGTGGTCACAGGTGTGGaaagcaacctcatctccattacacagctacatctcttcaccagataaaagctgtccagggtctgatctccccagaggagcatgggtgaagctcaacagacttcggactggagttgggcgtttcaatgccagcttgTGGAGATGaggactccgccagagcccagcctgtgaatgtggagcagaacaatagACAGCCAACCATTCATCTCTGGgtacccgctctaccacccaccaaatggagctcagggcctgacagacattgacgcagagacaacaacctggctgctcaacacccggcttgagatccaactattcctttggtttatgtttcattctgcaagaagaagaagggaatGTGAGGGTACAGGTACATTATTGGGGAATGGTTTGTTCTGCAACCACTGGAGCTCATATAGAACCCTGTctgctggaactgtgaggcagcagctctaccagcagtgccACAGTGCTACCCAACTCCCATGACAATCTTCCTCACTTCTAACTATCAAACCTTCACTACTTAATGTTTGCATTCTCTTTATCACATCACTGAAGAGGTTTCCTCTTTAGTCACCAAGATAGTTCCTCTCTGCCATTTGCTTAACTTTCCTGTGAACCTGATAAACTGGGCCATACTTGACTTGAGGTAGCAAGTTATACCTCATTAATGGTTAGTTATAATATCCTTCATCCATGTTGTATTGAAGCTTGCAATTTACTTGATTTGTTTTTTAAGTCTATACATCTGTATAAAATATGTTCACCCTTCTCTTTTTTGTGGACCTGTGTTATTTACTTTTCTCTCCTAGtttaataattttacatttgtTAGTTCCTACATACATTTTCCAATTTTCCACATGCAAGTTTGTTCAGAACCATTTTCCTTTTGCTGTAGTTCTCCAACTCCCATTCGACTGGTTTAAAGTCTTGGTGAGGATTTCATTTATATTTTCCACTGGATGCTTGTTCCCAGTCTTTGGTTTACAGTTCAATTtagagttaagagatacagcatgggaaaggGGCCGTCGGCAGACCAACGACCACCCGTACACTTGTCCTACATTATCCCACCTTTGCACCCTACGCactgggcaatttatagaagcaaattaaccaacaaacttgcaaatctttgcaaagtgggaggaaaccggagcacccagagaaaacccacgtggtcacagggagaacatacaaaccccatactgaaagcactcatagtcaggattgaacctgggtttctgcaaACTACTGGGTGACACTTTGTCTTGTTTTACATGCTAGAGTGCTTAAAACTCAATATttttgagatagatagattacatACAAGCACAGCAACTGAAGATGTGTTCCCTTGGCATGGTCTGGCTGCCACAACCTCCCATACATTCCAGGCCCAAACACTGTCAcatcacaggtacacaaaattgctggaggaactcagcgggtgcagcagcatctatggagcgaaggaaataggcgacatttcgggccgaaacccttcttcagactgatggggggtggggaaagaaagaaggaaaaagggaggaggaggaggagcccgagggcgggcggatgggagggtgggaggagacagctagagggtgaaggaaggggaggggacagcacaggctagccaaattgggggaattcaatgttgatgccataagggcgcaaggaccccagacggaatatgaggtgctgttcctccaatttccgctgttgctcactctggcaatggaggagacccaggacagagaggtcggattgggaatgggagggggagttgaagtgctgagccaccgggaggtcaggtaggttattgcggactgagcggaggtgttcggcgaaacggtcgcccaacctacgcttggtctcaccgatgtaaattagctgacatctagagcagcggatgcagtagatgaggttggaggagatacaggtgaacctttgtcgcacctgaacgactgcttgggaccttgaatggagtcgaggggggaggtgaagggacaggtgttgcatttcttgcggttgcaacggaaagtgcccggggagggggtggtgcgggag is drawn from Amblyraja radiata isolate CabotCenter1 chromosome 7, sAmbRad1.1.pri, whole genome shotgun sequence and contains these coding sequences:
- the spatc1l gene encoding speriolin-like protein — encoded protein: MCDDAEKIRRDNMKLTAENKALKHQITLLKENEELRNLLSSNSAPALGQNPKCFPAFSHPTAARGASLCCSTERISPNDFQDNRQPSPTLENLLTLSLSDDSHALSCNSALSGLQPAQVPTYCRSTELFEASNPDVTNSSCDEIMNSQLSDSEARPTNKKIWFSESATSDESKKLFLEEGNKTRVFYVNEMDSFSNLAKNSRVIGEIAFQLDRRILAHVFPGLTRLYGYTVSNIPSKIKQNSVNAIDGTVDKQKWKEMSQCYAALLSKLEKLNYKTDIHTGFSEFLVNSYGILKQRPNAYTNITYNPIILRKLVIDMVPAKFLRDTLVLLNCLCELSRNDKKPLFPW